The region GTACGTCGTCGACGTCGACGAGGAGGACCTCGTCGCATTCGACGAAACGAGTCCACTCGCGGACGATCTCCACCCAGAACGAGCGGAGGGTCAATAACATGAGCCAAGACGACGACAAGTGGGGAATCGCCCACGTGCACGCATCGTTCAACAACACCGTCATGACCGTGACCGATCTCACGGGTGCAGAGACGATCGCTAAGTCCTCCGGCGGGACGGCGGTCAAACAGAACCGAGACGAAGCGTCGCCGTACGCGGCGATGCAGATGGCCGAGTCCATCGCTGAGGAGGTCAAGGCTGCCGGTATCACCGGCCTGCACGTCAACGTGCGCGGTCCCGGTGGAAATCTGCAGAAATCTCCCGGTCCCGGTGCACAGGCGACGATCCGCGCACTCGCCCGCTCGGGCATCGAGATCGGACGCATCGAAGATGTCACGCCGATCCCACACGACGGATCGCGCGCACCAAAAGGAAAGGGCGGCTACTAGACCATGACTGAATCGTACGACGTCGAGTTCGTCGAACGCGAGGATCGTGACGCACGCTTCCTCGTCCGCGGTGTAACACCCGCATTCGCTAACGGGATCCGTCGCGCGATGCTCGCCGACGTCCCGACGATGGCGATCGACACCGTTCGGTTCGTCGAGAACTCGTCGGTCATGTTCGACGAGCAACTCGCGCTCCGACTCGGACTCGTTCCGCTGACGACCCCACCCGAGGGAGAGTTCGGCGAGGACGAGGCCGTCACGCTCTCGATCGACGTCGAAGGGCCGGAAACCGCGTATTCGGGCGACCTCGTGTCGAGCGACGACCTCGTCCAGCCTGCGGACGAGAACGTCCCGATCATCGACCTCAAGGACGGCCAACGTCTCGAGGCCGAGGCCGACGCCGTACTCGAGCGTGGCAAAGATCACGCGAAACACCAGGGTGGCGTCGCCGTCGGCTACCGACACCTCCAGCGTGTCGAAGTCGGCGACGATATCCCCGAGTTTGAAGAGCAAGAACCACAGATCGTTCGCGGCGTCATCGAAGACGATGGCGAGCTTATTCCGACGAGCGAATTTGATCACGACCTCTCCCAGCGCTATCCAGGAAAGGAAGTGACGGTCGAAGACGTGCCAAACGCCTTCGTCTTCCGCGTCGAGACTGACGGCTCGTTCTCCGTCGAGGAGATCGTTACTCGAGCCGCTGACTCGATCGAGGCGCGT is a window of Natronorubrum sediminis DNA encoding:
- a CDS encoding 30S ribosomal protein S11, which translates into the protein MSQDDDKWGIAHVHASFNNTVMTVTDLTGAETIAKSSGGTAVKQNRDEASPYAAMQMAESIAEEVKAAGITGLHVNVRGPGGNLQKSPGPGAQATIRALARSGIEIGRIEDVTPIPHDGSRAPKGKGGY
- a CDS encoding DNA-directed RNA polymerase subunit D, producing the protein MTESYDVEFVEREDRDARFLVRGVTPAFANGIRRAMLADVPTMAIDTVRFVENSSVMFDEQLALRLGLVPLTTPPEGEFGEDEAVTLSIDVEGPETAYSGDLVSSDDLVQPADENVPIIDLKDGQRLEAEADAVLERGKDHAKHQGGVAVGYRHLQRVEVGDDIPEFEEQEPQIVRGVIEDDGELIPTSEFDHDLSQRYPGKEVTVEDVPNAFVFRVETDGSFSVEEIVTRAADSIEARATELEDAVQL